A segment of the Arachis hypogaea cultivar Tifrunner chromosome 5, arahy.Tifrunner.gnm2.J5K5, whole genome shotgun sequence genome:
aaaattattttaaaattttatttggctgtttttacaaaaaaaatccagaaaattcatttttcacCTGTTTAAACCTATTTACTTCtaaaataatatcaataaaagttctctttaataacaaaaacaaaataataatacaagatttaagtttaattattctaaattgaagtacaatataaaaaattaaaaataagatatcataaaattcataaaataacagactaaaattcatatcacattagggtttactttcttaaactatgctatttatatgaaATATGTAGATATGCGAATTTGCGAATCGGATCCGTGGATATCACTGCCATATCCGCAATCGATAGTGCGGATCAGATAATATCTGCAAaattcggatcggatgcggataattaCCGCAGATATGCGAATATTATCCGATTCATGTGCAGCCCTAGGCACACCATGAACCAAACTTGGCCACGTGTATAGTAGTAACGTGGGCCGTAAGCAAAAATAATTTTGACCTTTGACCGTTACACGATTAAAATGGTGCGTTTCGAAACAAGTTGAAAATCAAATCAGACTATCAGAGTTTTCACTCTGGGATTCACATGGCGGTGCATAAGTTTTCCGTTACTATCTTTCTTCCCTTCATCGCGTTTAGGGtttcagaattttgctcaagttttaaaaatcaactcaatatcctCAGTTACGGTACGGTTTTTTCTTTgttccttgttttgttttttCGGTCATTGTACagtataatttttcttatttttgggtTTGAGTGaaagttgaaaagaaaaagatgttCTGGTATAGTCGAATTTCATACTTTTCATGCTTGATAAATCATTTCAATTTATGCAAATGGAAGCGTTATTTGGGAAGATAGGGATTCAAAGAGCATCTCTTCTGTATTCTGTTTTACACAGGGCTAAGATTCTGGACATTGTATTTGTGATTTGGTGTATATAATATAAACATTGCCTAAatgcactttattttttaaaaaaataaatattattacctTGGTTTGAAAAGATGATCATCAAATTTTGGGGTAATAGGTGATTATAAGGTGAAAATCTAAGAAAGTAACTTCAGGATTTGAACTTCTAATATTGAAGCGTGTAGGTAAAATTCATATGGTGTCATGAGTTGCAATCAACGGCTTTACTTTTTTGTAAAGATGTTAGAATTCTTTTCTGAATTAAATTGTATGCTTTATTAGTGTAAATGTactttggaaaaacaaaaatgagTCTTTTTTGGACATTGTATCTGATATGGTGATGTCTGGCAGTGATTCTTGCAGATATTGGATATTTAAACAGCAGAAAATCGCTCGAGCTGGTACTGATGGGTATAATCAGGAGTTGCTTCTCATTCATAGCAGGGAcagtctatggcatttatgtggctcaaaattatcaaattcctAACATTACCAAGCTAATTGACACTACCTTGCACAAGGCAAAGCAAGTTGAGGAAACATATCGCAAGCCTAAGAAGAAGGATTCTGATGATGATAACTACGATTAGTTCCCCTATATGGCGCTACTTCAGAATCAGGTTCATATTGCTGTGATGGTAATTTCTTCTTTGTTTTGTCTTCCTCAATGATATATAGGGTCAAATAAATTTGTTAACAAAAGTTTATGGTATATCGAAATGAATGGAAGAGTGTTAGAGGAGATTTCTTAGCATTTATAAGagcttttttcactttttttaatGGGAAATGTTATATTTCCTTTGTCTCCCATGTTTGGAATCTTACATtgaaattacaaattaaagaaaTGTATAATATACTCATTCAATAATCTTGAATAGATTTTGGGACTGGGCAAGAAATTTGTTTTTACGCTCATCAGAATTACGTAATATACCTGGAGTTTTATGCCTATAAATTTTAATGGTACTTTACCTATTCTTGATATAGTCATCATCTTATTGTGGCTTGTTAATTATACAGtttcattgttgatgcacaattttGACACCAAGATAAAACACTTATGCGAATAATATTAACTATATATTTAGTTGTAATAATTCACATTATCTCATGGTGTGTCTATCTATATAATGTTTAATAAACATTCTCATTAGATGTGTCGTCTGCCTGTTTCATCTAACAAATGAGCTTagatatatatcttttttaaagCAACTTGGAATTTCCTCTGAAATCATCCCCATGAACTTACATGACTGCAAGAATTAAGGAAACATGGTGGCTGAATATTTAAGTTACAAACATCTCTCGGTTCATTGATTGATGTGCATTCTTAGTTAAGCTTTAGAGTGTTATTAGGATATCTCCTTTTTACTTGTggtggctggtgcacgaaattgcaatcacacttttgcaactccgcacaactaaccagcaagtgcactgggtcgtccaagtaataccttgcgtgagcaagggtcgatcccacggagattgtcggcttgaagcaagctatggttatcttgtaaatcttagtcaggatatcagaaattatcaggattgattgtgaaagacaaaagaacatgaaatgattacttgttttgcagtaatggagaataggttgaggttttggagatgctccatcttctgaatctctgctttcctactgtcttcttcatcaaacacgcacggttccttccatggcaagctgtatgtagggtttcaccgttgtcaatggctacctcccatcctctcagtgaaaatgttcctatgctctgtcacagcatggctaatcatctgtcggttctcggtcaggccggaatagaatccagtgattcttttgcgtctgtcactaacgccccgcctgctaggagtttgaagcacgtcatagtcatccaatcatttaatcctactcagaataccacagacaaggtttagaccttccggattctcttgaatgccgccatcagttctagcttataccacgaagattccggttaaagaatccaagagataactacttaatctaaggtagaacggaggtggttgtcaggcacacgttcatagttgagaatgatgatgattgtcacggatcatcacattcatccgggttaagaacaagtattatcttataatggaagcaagcatgattgaatgagaaacagtagtaattgcattaatccatcaagacacagcagagctcctcacccccaaccatggggtttagagactcatgccgtggaaagtacacaaagaaacgtgtaaagtgtcatgaggtcctgatacaatgtcaaaagatcctattaatagtaaactagtagcctagggtatacagaaatgagtaaatgacttaaaaatccacttctgggcccacttggtgtgtgcttgggttgagcaatgaagcattttcgtgtagagaccttttctggagttaaacgccagcttttatgccagtttgggcgtttaactccaagttttatgccagttccagcgttaaacgctggaatttctgaggctgatttgccacgccggtttgggccatcaaatcttgggcaaagtatggactatcatatattgctggaaagcccaggatgtctactttccaacgccgttgagagcgcgccaattgggcttctgtagctccagaaaatccacttcgagtgcagggaggtcagaatccaacagcatctgcagtccttttcagtctctgaatcagatttctgctcagaaccctcaatttcagccagaaaatacctgaaatcacagaaaaacacaaaaactcatagtaaagtccagaaaagtgaattttaactaaaaactaataaaaatatactaaaaactaactagatcatactaaaaacatactaaaaacaatgccaaaaagcgtataaattatccgctcatcacaacaccaaacttaaattgttgcttgtccccaagcaactgaaaatcaaaaataggataaaaagaagagaatatactatagactccaaaataccaaggaaacatagctccaattagatgagcgggactagtagctttttgcctccgaacagttttggcatctcactctatcccttgaagttcagaatgattggcatctataagaactcagaactcagatagtgtcattgattctcctagttaagtataatgattcttgaacatagctaatgtatgagtcttggctgtggcccaaagcactctgtcttccagtattaccaccggatacatacatgacacagacacataattgggtgaaccttttcagattgtgacccagctttgctagagtccccaattagaggtgtccagggttcttaagcacactctttttgccttggattataactttatttctttctttttctctttcttcaactctttttttttcgatttttttttaattcactgctttttcttgcttcaagaatcaattagatgatttttcagatcctcaataacagttctctttttccttcattctttcaagagccaataatttctaacattctcaaaacaacaaattcaagagacatatgcactgttcaagcattcattcggaaaacaaaaagtattgtcaccaaatcaaactaattcaactagtttcaaggataaatttcgaaatcctatacttcttgttcttttgtgattaaagcatttttcatttaagagaggtgatggattcataggacattcatagctttaaggcatagacactaagatactaatgatcatgtaataagacacaaacatagataaacataagcataaaaaatcgaaaaacagaaaataaagaacaaggagattaaagaacgggtccaccttagtgatggcggcttgttcttcctcttgaagatcttatggagtgcttgagctcctcaatgtttcttccttgcctttgttgctcctctctcatgattctttgatcttctttaatttcatggaggaggatggaatgtctttggtgctccacccttagttgtcccatgttggaactcaattctcctagggaggtgttgatttgctcccaatagatttgtggaggaaagtgcatcccttgagatgaatctctccatctcccatggctcggaggtggaagcttttgctttccccttcctccttctagaggtttctccggccttaggtgccataaatggttatggagaaacaaaaagcaacgcttttaccacaccaaacttagaaggtttgctcgtcctcgagcaaaagaagaaagaagagagagagtggtggggtagatggggatcctgtggggtccacagatcctgatgtgtcaaggaaaagtcatccctgcaccaagtggcatgcaaaaatgcgttttgagccaattctggcgttaaacgccgggctggtgcccatttctggcgtttaacgccagcttggtgcccattcctggcgtttaacgccagtctggtgcccctttctggcgttaaacccccagaatggtgccagactgggcgttaaacgcccatctgctagcctcactggcgtttaaacgccagcaagttctcctccagggtgtgctgtttttctttctatttttctttctgtttttgctttttcaattgattttgtgacttctcatgatcatcaacctatagaaaacataaaataacaaaggaatttagataaaatataacattgggttgcctcccaacaagcgcttctttagtgtcagtagcttgacagtgggccctcatggagcctcacggaGGCTCAGAGCaaagttggaacctcccaacaccaaacttagagtttggttgtgacctcctaacaccaaacttagagtttgactgtgggggctctgtttgactctgttttgagagaagctcttcatgcttcctctccacggttacagaaggagaaccttgagtcttatagtttgcactgtctgcaagccacggagtttcctgaatagcaaacaattgctcatccggaaaggtttcagagatctcagtaggagggagggatgctcctgctactggttctatccgggacaggtgatcagctacttgattttctgtcccttttctgtctcttatttctatatcaaactcttgcagaagcaacacccatcttatgagcctgggttttgaatcctgctttgtgagtagatatttaagagcagcatggtcagtgtacacaatcacttttgatcctactaaataagatctgaacttgtcaatggcataaaccactgcaagtaactctttttctgtggttgtgtagttcttctgtgcatcatttagaatacggctgccataatgaatgacgtgcagaagcttaccatgcctttgtcccaatactgcaccaatggcatggtcactggcatcacacattagttcaaatggtaatgtccagtctggtgcagagataactggtgctgtgaccagcttagctttcagggtctcaaacgcctgcagacactccttatcaaagataaatggcgtgtcagcagctagcagatcactcagaggtttggcaatttttgaaaaatcctttataaaccttctgtagaatcctgcatgccccagaaagcttctgattgccttaacattggtaggtggtggtaatttttcaattacttcaactttagcttgatccacctctattcccttgtttgaaattttatgcccaaggacaatcccttcagtcaccataaagtgacatttttcccagtttaaaactaggttggtctcttggcatcttttcagaacaagtgctagatggttaaggcaggagctgaatgagtctccaaatactgaaaagtcatccatgaagacttccagaaatttctctaccatatctgagaagatagagagcatgcacctctgaaaggttgcaggtgcattgcacagaccaaaaggcatccttctgtaggcaaatactccagaaggacatgtaaatgctgttttctcttggtcttgaggatctactgcaatttggttgtatcctgagtagccgtccaaaaagcagtagtattcatgacctgctagtctctctagcatctggtctatgaatggcaaaggaaaatgatcctttctggtgactgtattgagccttctgtagtcaatacacatacgccaccctataactgttcttgtaggaaccagttcattcttttcattatgaaccactgttatgcctcccttcttggggacaacgtgaacagggctcacccaggggctgtcagaaataggataaataatcccagcctctagtaacttagtgacctctttctgcaccacctccctcatggctggatttagccgcctttgtggttgaaccactggcttagcatcatcctccaataggatcttgtgcatgcatcttgctgggctaatgcccttaagatcacttatggaccacccaagagctgtcttgtgtgtccttagcacttgaattagtgcttcctcttcctgtggatttaaagcagagcttatgatcactggaaaagtgtcaccttctcccagaaatgcatatttcagggatggtggtagtggcttgagctctggtttaggaggtttatcttcttcttgaggaattttcagaatttcttttatttcctttagttcctccagatcaggctgaacatctttaaagatgtcatctagctctgattcaagactttcagtcatattgacctcctccaccaaagagtcaataatatcagtgctcatgcagtcatttgatgtgtctggatgctgcatagctttgacaacattcaacttgaactcatcctcattgactctcagggttaattcccctttttggacgtcaatgagggtccgtccagttgctaggaaaggtcttcctagaatgagagttgcactcttgtgctcctccatttccagcactacaaagtcagttggaaaggcaaatggcccaaccttgacaatcatgtcctcaattatgcctgatggatatttaatggagctatcagcaagttggaggcatatccgggttggtttgacttctttagtcaacccaagctttctgatagtggatgcaggtattagattgatgcttgctccaaggtcacacagggctgtcttggtgcaagcaccttctagtgtgcatggtatcataaaactccctggatcttgaagcttttctggtaagcttttcagaatgactgcactgcattcttcagtgagaaatactttttcagtttctctccaatccttcttatgacttaagatctctttcatgaacttagcataagaaggtatttgctcaagtgcctctgcaaacggaatctttatttcaagagtccttaggtagtctacaaagcgggcaaattgcttatcctgctccgcttggcggagtttctgaggataaggcatcttggctttatattcttcaaccttagttgctgcaggtttattccttacagaagtggttggagaagcctttttagaggggttactatcagcactcacaggtgtctgattccccattggcgtttgaacgccagggttgggtggaaaatgggcgtttaacgccaacttttcccccttttctggcgtttgaacgccagaactgggcagggaatgggcgtttaacgccagctttcccttcttttctggcgtttgaacgccaatagcattcctctctgggctcttactgtcctcagagggattttggatagtggtttggctatcctctgtcaattgttcctttattgactttttgctactttgagcagtgttattcagtgtcttcccactcctcagttgaactgcttgacactcttctgttatctgtttagatatctgctattttgcttgattcaactgcagttctatgttcttgttagcaactttagtttcatggagcatctctttaaattctgctaactgttttgtcatcaggagcacttgttgattaagctcaatcatctgttcttgaggattaggatcagtggctactgccatgacttcctcttttgggtagaactcattgctagagtacaaatattgatttctagcaacagtgtctataagctcttgagtctcttcaattgtcttcctcatgtgtatagatccaccagctgagtggtctaaagacatctgagctttttctgtaagcccatagtagaagatgtctaactgtacccactctgaaaacatttcagaggggcattttcttagcatacctctatacctctcccaggcattataaagggattcattatcctcttgtttaaagccttggatgtccagccttagctgtgtcatcctctttggagggtaaaagtgattcaggaatttgtctgataactgtttccatgtctttatgcttgctgtaggttggttattcaaccacctcttagcttgatcttttacagcaaatggaaacagtaatagtctgtagacatcctgatccacctctttatcacgtactgtgtcagcaatttgtaagaactgtgccagaaactcagtaggttcttcctgtggaagaccggaatactggcaattttgctgcactatgataatgagttgaggatttagctcaaagctgcttgccttgatggggggtatacagatgctactcccatatgcagctgtaatggggttagcatatgaccccagagtccttctggactgatcaatcccacttatgtccataatggataaagggaaatgatatggattgcaaatagataaattttgttttgttttttgttttttgaactaaccgaaaaaaaaataaaacaaaaggaaattaaaataaaaattcgacaatcaaaaagaaaataagatcaaagcaaattgagaactgaatcaattagttaattaaaaagattttgaaaacagcaattaaaaagatatgattgaaaaatttttatgaaaaagatttgatttttgaaaagaggaaagagaaaaacaacaaaaagacaccaaacttaaaatttttagaaaatcaaacactaattttcgaaaatttttaagggaaaaacacaaagaggacaccaaacttagaatttttatgaatcaaaaagggactaagaacatgcaaattcgaaaattaaaagaaaaacaaaagcatgcaattgacaccaaacttaaaatatgaaactagactcaactaaaagactctaaaccaacaaaaataaaacagtcctaatctaagcaacaagataagccgtcagttgtccaaactcaacaatccccggcaacggcgccaaaaacttggtgcacgaaattgcaatcacacttttgcaactccgcacaactaaccagcaagtgcactgggtcgtccaagtaataccttgcgtgagcaagggtcgatcccacggagattgtcggcttgaagcaagctatggttatcttgtaaatcttagtcaggatatcagaaattatcaggattgattgtgaaagacaaaagaacatgaaatgattacttgttttgcagtaatggagaataggttgaggttttggagatgctccatcttctgaatctctgctttcctactgtcttcttcatcaaacacgcacggttccttccatggcaagctgtatgtagggtttcaccgttgtcaatggctacctcccatcctctcagtgaaaatgttcctatgctctgtcacagcatggctaatcatctgtcggttctcggtcaggccggaatagaatccagtgattcttttgcgtctgtcactaacgccctgcctgctaggagtttgaagcacgtcaccgtcatccaatcattgaatcctactcagaataccacagacaaggtttagaccttccagattctcttgaatgccgccatcagttctagcttataccacgaagattccggttaaagaatccaagagataactacttaatctaaggtagaacggaggtggttgtcaggcacacgttcatagttgagaatgatgatgattgtcacggatcatcacattcatccgggttaagaacaagtattatcttataatggaagcaagcatgattgaatgagaaacagtagtaattgcattaatccatcaagacacagcagagctcctcacccccaaccatggggtttagagactcatgccgtggaaagtacacaaagaaacgtgtaaagtgtcatgaggtcctgatacaatgtcaaaagatcctattaatagtaaactagtagcctagggtatacagaaatgagtaaatgacttaaaaatccacttctgggcccacttggtgtgtgcttgggttgagcaatgaagcattttcgtgtagagaccttttctggagttaaacgccagcttttatgccagtttgggcgtttaactccaagttttatgccagttccagcgttaaacgcttggaatttctgaggctgatttgccacgccggtttgggccatcaaatcttgggcaaagtatggactatcatatattgctggaaagcccaggatgtctactttccaacgccattgagagcgcgccaattgggcttctgtagctccagaaaatccacttcgagtgcagggaggtcagaatccaacagcatctgcagtccttttcagtctctgaatcagatttctgcttagaaccctcaatttcagccagaaaatacctgaaatcacagaaaaacacaaaaactcatagtaaagtccagaaaagtgaattttaactaaaaactaataaaaatatactaaaaactaactagatcatactaaaaacatactaaaaacaatgccaaaaagcgtataaattatccgctcatcagtggcatGTAAAAATACCTTAAGCATTTAGAGGCTCTATTCTAAAGACAGAACATAAAGTAATATCAGAATTGAATATgtcatttttcttttcatttcgaACTTAATTTTGATGAGTTCAGTGTACGAGTCTTACATTGCCATTCAACCACATATTTCTATTGGTAAGATTTTCAAGGTATTGGGTGATTCACTCAAAACACTTAAAATGATTGGCAAG
Coding sequences within it:
- the LOC112799670 gene encoding uncharacterized protein — protein: MGIIRSCFSFIAGTVYGIYVAQNYQIPNITKLIDTTLHKAKQVEETYRKPKKKDSDDDNYD